A single Natrinema pellirubrum DSM 15624 DNA region contains:
- a CDS encoding FmdE family protein: MTETTNDTDRTNWAIDYDDIEPIRLRDPAAEALAVLEPGDPIVITYEDVVKAAGHSCPTAAGAYRMARDGLEALYPDSLPVRSEIEVLAGGPRNDPAYGVTSRLLSYVTGAAGEDGFAGLAGGHGGRKDLLRFGAIGTDGVTFEFTRTDTDETVRVTYDTTAIPEAGPGTRHLQSLIDGEATAEERAAFAKDWHGRVERILRGDGFVTVNGPATRPGDD; encoded by the coding sequence ATGACAGAGACGACCAACGACACCGACCGAACGAACTGGGCGATCGACTACGACGATATCGAACCGATTCGGCTGCGCGACCCCGCCGCGGAGGCGCTGGCCGTCCTCGAGCCGGGCGACCCGATCGTCATCACCTACGAGGACGTGGTGAAGGCGGCGGGCCACTCCTGTCCCACGGCGGCGGGGGCGTACCGAATGGCACGGGACGGCCTCGAGGCGCTGTACCCGGACTCGCTCCCGGTCCGGAGCGAGATCGAAGTTCTCGCGGGCGGCCCGCGGAACGACCCCGCCTACGGCGTCACGTCGCGGCTGCTCTCGTACGTGACCGGGGCCGCCGGCGAGGACGGCTTCGCGGGCTTGGCAGGCGGCCACGGCGGTCGGAAAGACCTGCTCCGGTTCGGGGCGATCGGCACCGACGGCGTCACCTTTGAGTTCACCCGCACCGACACCGACGAGACCGTCCGGGTCACCTACGACACGACGGCGATTCCGGAGGCCGGGCCGGGCACGCGGCACCTCCAGTCGCTGATCGACGGCGAAGCGACGGCCGAGGAACGTGCGGCCTTCGCCAAGGACTGGCACGGCCGTGTCGAACGGATCCTCCGCGGCGACGGCTTCGTCACGGTCAATGGCCCCGCGACTCGGCCCGGCGACGACTGA
- a CDS encoding heavy metal translocating P-type ATPase, which translates to MNAKRYVRAHRQPIVVAASGLLLSVGWTVGTLHDVALLSAGLLILAAAVGGYDVAKKAFYTLRSGTVGINTLVTLAAVGAIVIGEYWEAAAVVFLFSLGNYLEARTMAKTRSALEELLELAPDTAIVRRDGETVEVPAREVEPGETVIVKPGAKVPVDGEVTDGESAIDQSPVTGESAPVRKSAGDEVYAGTINQAGALEVVATDTGRDTTLERIIRRVEEAQEAQAPTETIIERFARYYTPAIVVLAVGTYAITGNAVTSLTLLVIGCPGALVIGPPVSIVSAIGSAARSGVLLKGGEHLETAGKIDCVAFDKTGTLTKGEPAVANVDGFGVADDDVLRSAAIAEKKSEHHLADAILAAARAGEGTARGTATDGGVVTDRAGDSAGPEPDGPTVSDPEAFDVVAGKGVVARYDGRTIAVGNRALLADRGLEVPSEIAAHAREREAAGETAVYVALEGEVVGVVSIRDELRPAASDAVAALEDTGVRTVMLTGDNERTARSVAEAVGIEDYRAELLPEEKRDAIESLRAEGHVVAMVGDGINDAPSLATADVGVAMGAAGTDAAIETADMALLADDLERVPEAVGLSKATRRNVSENVAIAVATVGLLLAGVVAGAVHMAAGMLLHIASVLLVILNGMRLLRY; encoded by the coding sequence GTGAACGCCAAGCGATACGTTCGCGCCCACCGGCAACCGATCGTCGTCGCGGCGAGCGGCCTGTTGCTTTCGGTCGGCTGGACCGTCGGCACCCTCCACGACGTGGCCCTGCTGAGCGCGGGACTGCTGATCCTCGCCGCGGCCGTCGGCGGCTACGACGTCGCGAAGAAGGCCTTTTACACCCTTCGAAGCGGCACCGTCGGTATCAACACCCTCGTCACGCTGGCCGCGGTCGGAGCGATCGTCATCGGCGAGTACTGGGAGGCCGCCGCCGTCGTCTTCCTGTTCTCGCTCGGCAACTACCTCGAGGCTCGGACGATGGCCAAGACCCGGTCGGCCCTCGAGGAGTTGCTCGAGTTGGCCCCCGATACGGCGATCGTCCGCCGCGACGGCGAGACTGTCGAGGTTCCCGCCCGCGAGGTCGAACCGGGCGAGACCGTGATCGTCAAACCCGGCGCGAAAGTGCCCGTCGACGGCGAGGTTACCGACGGTGAGAGCGCGATCGACCAGTCGCCCGTGACCGGCGAGAGCGCGCCCGTCCGCAAGTCCGCGGGCGACGAAGTCTACGCCGGGACGATCAACCAAGCGGGGGCACTCGAGGTCGTCGCGACCGACACCGGCCGGGACACGACCCTCGAGCGGATCATCCGCCGGGTCGAGGAGGCACAGGAAGCGCAAGCGCCGACGGAGACGATCATCGAGCGCTTCGCACGGTACTACACGCCCGCGATCGTCGTGCTGGCGGTCGGAACGTACGCGATCACCGGCAACGCCGTCACGTCGCTGACGCTGCTTGTCATCGGCTGTCCCGGTGCCCTGGTCATCGGGCCGCCGGTCAGCATCGTCAGCGCCATCGGCTCGGCCGCCCGCTCCGGCGTCCTGCTGAAAGGCGGGGAACACCTCGAGACCGCCGGAAAGATCGACTGCGTCGCGTTCGACAAGACCGGCACCCTGACCAAGGGCGAGCCGGCCGTCGCGAACGTCGACGGATTCGGGGTCGCCGATGACGACGTGCTTCGCTCCGCGGCCATCGCCGAAAAGAAGAGCGAACACCACCTCGCTGACGCGATCCTCGCGGCCGCTCGGGCTGGCGAGGGCACCGCTCGCGGGACCGCCACCGACGGCGGCGTCGTCACCGACCGCGCGGGGGATTCGGCCGGCCCCGAGCCCGACGGGCCGACGGTCTCCGATCCCGAGGCCTTCGACGTCGTCGCGGGCAAGGGCGTCGTCGCCCGGTACGACGGCCGGACGATCGCGGTCGGCAACCGCGCGCTCCTCGCCGACCGCGGGCTCGAGGTCCCGTCGGAGATCGCGGCTCATGCCCGCGAACGCGAGGCGGCCGGCGAGACGGCGGTCTACGTTGCCCTCGAGGGCGAGGTCGTCGGTGTCGTCTCGATACGGGACGAACTCCGACCCGCAGCGAGCGACGCCGTGGCGGCCCTGGAAGATACCGGCGTCCGCACGGTGATGCTGACCGGCGACAACGAACGCACCGCGCGGTCGGTCGCCGAGGCGGTCGGAATCGAGGACTACCGGGCCGAACTGCTGCCCGAGGAGAAGCGAGACGCCATCGAGTCGCTCCGGGCCGAGGGCCACGTCGTGGCGATGGTCGGCGACGGCATCAACGACGCGCCGTCGCTCGCAACCGCCGACGTCGGGGTCGCGATGGGCGCTGCGGGCACCGATGCGGCCATCGAGACCGCCGACATGGCGCTGCTGGCCGACGACCTCGAGCGGGTTCCCGAGGCCGTTGGGCTCAGCAAGGCGACCCGCCGGAACGTCTCGGAAAACGTTGCGATCGCCGTCGCGACGGTTGGCCTGCTGCTGGCCGGCGTCGTCGCCGGGGCCGTCCACATGGCCGCCGGGATGTTGCTTCACATCGCCAGCGTGTTGCTGGTGATCCTGAACGGGATGCGGTTGCTGCGGTACTGA
- a CDS encoding heavy-metal-associated domain-containing protein, translating to MTEIEYRVTDFDCPTCASNVERALSKTDGVDRVEVHYTTGRVEIEYDDGVVETDALERTITKQGYTPRVR from the coding sequence ATGACCGAGATCGAATACCGCGTGACCGACTTCGACTGTCCGACCTGTGCGAGCAACGTCGAGCGGGCGCTGTCGAAAACCGACGGCGTCGACCGCGTCGAGGTCCACTACACGACCGGCCGCGTCGAGATCGAGTACGACGACGGTGTCGTCGAGACGGACGCCCTCGAGCGAACCATCACGAAACAGGGGTATACCCCCCGGGTGCGGTGA